Proteins from a genomic interval of Paenibacillus sp. FSL H8-0048:
- a CDS encoding phage tail protein, with protein MSNKGRKEQKQDYKMNKIGSLGPVVFVVAEGAIRTIDEFKRSSSSRWAQHDIIGKKPKKEFLGPGADSVSFSVQFSAALGLNPRKELDRLTELDRAGKAMPLIIGRKNVGVGLWVISSLSQDWNRLDSIGNVLDAQVTISLEEYVK; from the coding sequence ATGAGCAATAAGGGCAGAAAAGAGCAGAAACAAGACTATAAAATGAATAAGATTGGCAGTCTGGGGCCGGTAGTGTTTGTCGTTGCAGAGGGCGCCATTCGTACCATAGATGAATTCAAGCGCAGCAGCTCCAGCCGTTGGGCGCAGCATGATATTATCGGCAAGAAGCCCAAGAAGGAATTCCTTGGACCGGGGGCCGATTCAGTTTCATTCTCGGTTCAGTTCTCGGCTGCGCTTGGCCTTAATCCGCGCAAAGAGCTGGACAGGCTTACTGAGCTGGACCGTGCCGGCAAGGCGATGCCGTTAATCATAGGACGCAAGAATGTGGGAGTTGGGCTCTGGGTCATCAGCAGTTTGTCACAGGATTGGAACAGGCTGGATAGCATAGGCAATGTGCTGGACGCACAGGTCACGATTTCACTTGAGGAGTATGTAAAATGA
- a CDS encoding phage late control D family protein has product MELMQDARRAVLELRYNGKDVTQDITKSLTDFQYNDAASGSLDDLTVTLEDRERNWQGPWSPVEGDQLVAAIRTVNWDKPGEIKKLPLGTFEVDSIDFSGPPDKISIKAVSLPVTSEVRMQRSSRSWETTNLKTVAAQVAKRAKLKLIYEAQDNPSYDRLEQSEVSDLAFLLNTATQEGIAIKVSSGSLVLFDEQEYEQKEAVATIVRGEANVTDYSFAYNTAYAAFRACTVTYTPSQGKDSLKATYTPQGAPKSGPILKINEQVDSQADAMRLARKRLREKNKEGGKGTLSLMGDLRMAAGLTINIKGWKRFDGKYIIESARHSIGSSGYTTSLDIRKVLGW; this is encoded by the coding sequence ATGGAACTTATGCAGGACGCACGCAGAGCGGTACTGGAACTGCGCTATAACGGAAAAGATGTTACGCAGGATATCACTAAATCGCTGACAGACTTTCAGTATAATGATGCTGCTTCAGGTTCATTAGATGATCTTACAGTCACGCTTGAGGACAGGGAGCGCAATTGGCAGGGGCCTTGGTCACCGGTTGAAGGCGATCAATTGGTTGCTGCGATCCGGACGGTCAACTGGGACAAGCCGGGGGAAATCAAGAAGCTGCCGCTGGGCACCTTTGAGGTAGACAGTATTGATTTTAGCGGCCCCCCTGACAAGATCTCGATTAAGGCGGTCTCGCTTCCCGTGACCTCCGAGGTTCGGATGCAACGCAGCTCACGGAGCTGGGAGACAACCAATCTGAAAACAGTAGCTGCCCAAGTGGCCAAACGCGCGAAGCTCAAATTAATCTACGAGGCACAGGACAACCCCTCTTACGACCGGCTGGAGCAGTCGGAGGTGTCGGACTTGGCCTTTTTACTGAACACAGCTACACAAGAAGGTATCGCGATTAAAGTATCTTCAGGAAGCCTGGTGCTTTTTGATGAACAGGAATATGAACAGAAAGAAGCGGTGGCCACGATTGTACGCGGGGAGGCCAATGTGACGGATTACAGCTTCGCTTACAATACGGCTTATGCAGCTTTTCGGGCATGTACTGTGACGTATACTCCCTCTCAGGGCAAAGACTCCTTGAAGGCCACCTATACCCCTCAAGGCGCGCCTAAGAGCGGCCCAATTCTTAAGATTAATGAACAGGTTGACTCACAAGCAGATGCGATGCGTCTGGCCCGTAAAAGGCTCCGTGAAAAAAATAAAGAGGGCGGCAAAGGCACTCTCTCCCTTATGGGAGATCTAAGAATGGCCGCAGGACTCACGATTAATATCAAAGGCTGGAAACGGTTTGACGGCAAATACATTATTGAATCAGCAAGACACTCAATTGGAAGCAGCGGATACACAACCAGTCTGGACATTCGTAAAGTATTGGGGTGGTGA
- a CDS encoding GPW/gp25 family protein, translating to MIYTVDMTQPSQINFSPATVAEEVAQNIRMILATPLGSAALNRTLGLDYSIIDEPSYIAESRLTAEIITAITEQEPRAIVADISFHKDIEEQLTGSLAVVLKYSLAEEE from the coding sequence ATGATATATACCGTAGACATGACTCAGCCCTCCCAGATCAATTTTAGCCCGGCAACGGTAGCAGAGGAAGTCGCTCAGAATATAAGGATGATTCTGGCCACGCCACTTGGGAGTGCAGCGTTAAACCGGACACTTGGTTTGGATTACTCTATTATAGATGAACCTTCATATATCGCGGAATCCCGCTTGACAGCAGAGATCATCACAGCCATTACAGAGCAGGAGCCGCGCGCAATCGTGGCCGATATTTCTTTTCACAAGGATATAGAAGAACAGCTTACAGGCAGCTTGGCCGTTGTATTGAAATATAGCCTGGCAGAGGAGGAGTAG
- a CDS encoding phage tail protein I, protein MINIQTLSLKDLLPPSIRKDPAMAAAAAALDFQLLETSAMIAGLNIFSRSAEWTDAETDELAWQFKPPYYDPALPVEQKRLLIQNAIPFHRHKGTAGAVEDLIAILFGQGAVEEWWQYGGDPYHFRVVTNNADVTAARAQEFIAAVDAVKRLSAVLDSVTISQAERLPLYMGGFLHFGEHIQI, encoded by the coding sequence ATGATTAATATCCAGACCTTAAGCCTGAAGGATCTGCTCCCGCCTTCCATTCGTAAGGACCCTGCCATGGCCGCTGCTGCGGCAGCGTTAGATTTTCAGTTGCTAGAGACAAGCGCTATGATTGCCGGTCTGAATATTTTCAGCCGGTCAGCGGAGTGGACAGATGCTGAAACGGATGAGCTGGCCTGGCAATTCAAGCCGCCGTATTATGATCCGGCTCTGCCTGTGGAACAGAAGCGGCTGCTGATTCAAAATGCAATTCCTTTTCACAGACACAAAGGGACTGCCGGTGCAGTGGAAGATCTGATCGCCATCCTGTTTGGCCAGGGGGCCGTCGAAGAATGGTGGCAATATGGAGGAGACCCCTATCATTTCCGGGTGGTCACCAACAATGCGGATGTGACTGCTGCACGGGCGCAGGAGTTCATTGCCGCTGTTGATGCGGTTAAGCGGTTGTCTGCTGTACTCGATAGCGTCACTATTTCACAAGCGGAGCGGTTGCCTCTTTATATGGGCGGCTTTTTACATTTCGGGGAACATATTCAGATTTAG
- a CDS encoding tail protein X has translation MIYRTVQGDMWDGIAFKVYGDAKFMTLLLNANPAHAAVSVFSGNIVLNVPELPSDISSSLPPWRRE, from the coding sequence ATGATCTATAGAACTGTACAAGGCGATATGTGGGATGGGATTGCTTTTAAAGTATATGGAGACGCCAAATTCATGACGCTGCTCCTGAATGCTAATCCGGCGCATGCTGCTGTCAGTGTATTCTCAGGCAATATTGTACTGAATGTACCGGAGCTGCCTTCCGACATATCCAGCTCATTACCTCCTTGGCGAAGGGAGTGA
- a CDS encoding phage tail tape measure protein → MAGSSSGSGAGNPSSISELIVRLNVLVNPNVPRSVEEVEQQIKDLEDVLKQLARAGYFDQLRGDAEDAGDEAEQLGDKLKAAFEKVDFSMLTKAVEPLKAVWAAVNDSAGAMAQLQASTGLTAAEMSGMKEISDNLYSQNYGKNFEDIGDAVGMVNQVLGQTGDELETTTQKAMTYRDVFKGDISDSVQAVDAMMQKFGISSEQAYNLMAQGAQKGLNTSGELLSAVEKHSEDFKKMGYSADEMFELLSSGMDNGGDSLEGLAGLVKKFSSTVKEGSDSTKTAVYELFAPEQLNQFSAALVSGGTKSKEFGELVKVAGKTGAVALVKDLKAGGDSASKAMLQLRKTMGSGDEIFKGLADGSMTGKDAMNQVIAKLKAVKDPVHQAALASAIFGAQFEEIGNKAVLSLSQTRHQFDMTRQTMDEVSAIKDNTLTEQFAAIGQELMSGLVVPLGESVMPALQGLTSWASDNKEVLMVIGLAVPAAMLATKTVKIVQEFSTIIKAASAASGAAGGFAGALGLLTNPVGLAVAGVGLVTAGVIAFKKHQEDARQELLNMGDALDESYANYAGIEEATARTKDLITEQDRLDKKIKDANTPAAELLEARRKQKDVEQKLIDMNPGILSAEDLKSGRFSDQLGLVGNLAKAREEIGRRELEHDALSAQAKLPDLEDEYTASTEKLAKQKVEYETNKVKFQDYRQYNNQLEEIWAGKGNDEQKQGQINELIEKINKAQNTTYSGPGAVVTEQIKNDFKDYMNSFDDQNAKIKETEGDLDKAENSMLTYYNSQKKLIELNLGGTLEEQVAKYKDMSVVQKEQIDQAIYKVGNLTSELDKVPAEKMVNIMVLWQQTGQVPNWKLTDEEWGEVHKSIETNGTPNSRTKAGRKANYLAQHDPGFEGYAEGGIAYVPSIFGEAGPEIAIPLNRKPRSRSLLEKANDLMGYNNNSVNNGDIHVTWAPSVTLQGGDKSVAEQVREALRQTEDGFERRFKSMLVQQRRVSFQ, encoded by the coding sequence ATGGCAGGTTCAAGTTCAGGTTCAGGTGCAGGTAATCCAAGCAGTATCAGTGAGCTTATTGTCCGGCTGAATGTATTGGTGAATCCAAATGTTCCCCGCTCTGTAGAGGAGGTGGAACAGCAAATTAAGGATTTGGAAGACGTGCTTAAGCAGCTGGCCAGGGCGGGCTACTTCGATCAACTGCGCGGAGATGCTGAAGACGCTGGCGACGAAGCCGAACAACTCGGTGACAAACTTAAGGCTGCTTTCGAAAAAGTGGATTTCTCCATGCTGACTAAAGCGGTTGAACCCCTAAAAGCCGTATGGGCGGCTGTAAATGATTCTGCCGGGGCAATGGCGCAGCTTCAGGCATCAACCGGATTAACCGCAGCTGAAATGAGCGGAATGAAAGAGATCTCCGATAACCTGTACAGTCAGAATTACGGTAAAAACTTTGAGGATATCGGTGACGCGGTTGGGATGGTGAACCAAGTTCTCGGCCAAACCGGAGATGAACTGGAGACGACTACCCAGAAGGCTATGACGTATCGTGATGTGTTTAAGGGGGATATATCAGACTCAGTACAAGCTGTTGATGCGATGATGCAGAAATTCGGCATTTCTTCAGAACAGGCGTACAATCTGATGGCCCAAGGCGCACAGAAGGGGCTGAATACATCCGGTGAGCTTCTAAGTGCCGTAGAGAAACACAGTGAAGACTTCAAGAAAATGGGATATTCTGCTGACGAGATGTTTGAGTTGTTGAGCTCTGGCATGGACAATGGGGGGGATTCCCTTGAGGGTCTTGCCGGGCTTGTGAAGAAATTCAGTTCAACGGTGAAAGAGGGCTCGGATTCCACAAAGACTGCCGTCTATGAGCTGTTTGCACCTGAGCAGCTGAACCAGTTCAGTGCTGCACTTGTCAGTGGCGGAACGAAGTCGAAGGAATTCGGCGAATTGGTGAAAGTAGCGGGGAAGACAGGAGCTGTTGCCCTGGTCAAGGATTTGAAGGCGGGCGGAGACTCGGCGAGCAAGGCCATGCTTCAACTGCGCAAGACAATGGGCAGCGGGGATGAAATCTTCAAAGGGCTGGCAGACGGGTCCATGACCGGCAAGGATGCCATGAATCAGGTGATTGCGAAGTTAAAAGCAGTTAAAGATCCGGTTCATCAAGCGGCCCTTGCCAGCGCTATATTCGGGGCTCAGTTTGAGGAAATCGGAAATAAAGCGGTGTTGTCGCTGAGCCAGACGCGGCATCAGTTTGATATGACCCGGCAGACGATGGATGAAGTGTCTGCGATTAAGGATAATACGCTAACCGAGCAGTTTGCAGCCATAGGGCAGGAGTTGATGTCTGGTCTTGTGGTTCCTTTGGGAGAGAGCGTGATGCCTGCACTTCAGGGGCTGACCAGCTGGGCGTCAGACAACAAAGAAGTGCTGATGGTTATCGGTCTCGCTGTTCCTGCTGCGATGCTGGCCACAAAAACAGTGAAGATTGTTCAGGAGTTCTCCACGATCATTAAGGCGGCCAGCGCGGCCAGTGGAGCGGCTGGAGGATTTGCGGGGGCACTGGGATTGCTGACGAATCCCGTAGGTCTCGCTGTTGCCGGTGTGGGGCTGGTCACAGCCGGTGTCATCGCCTTCAAAAAGCATCAGGAGGATGCGCGCCAGGAGCTTTTGAATATGGGGGATGCGCTGGATGAGTCCTATGCCAATTATGCTGGGATTGAGGAGGCCACTGCTAGAACCAAGGATCTAATTACTGAACAAGACCGGTTGGATAAGAAAATTAAGGATGCAAATACACCCGCTGCAGAATTGTTAGAAGCCAGACGAAAACAGAAGGATGTAGAGCAAAAGTTAATCGATATGAATCCTGGTATTTTGTCGGCTGAAGATTTGAAAAGTGGAAGATTTAGCGATCAGCTTGGGCTTGTCGGTAATCTGGCCAAAGCCCGTGAGGAGATAGGCAGACGAGAGTTAGAGCATGATGCACTTTCAGCACAGGCGAAATTGCCTGACTTGGAGGATGAATATACAGCATCGACCGAAAAACTCGCCAAGCAGAAAGTTGAATATGAGACTAATAAGGTTAAATTTCAAGATTATCGTCAATATAACAATCAACTCGAGGAGATTTGGGCAGGAAAGGGAAATGATGAACAAAAACAGGGACAAATAAATGAACTGATAGAAAAGATCAATAAAGCTCAGAATACAACTTATAGTGGACCTGGCGCGGTGGTTACGGAGCAAATTAAAAATGATTTTAAAGATTACATGAATTCCTTCGATGACCAAAACGCTAAAATCAAAGAAACCGAGGGTGACTTAGACAAAGCAGAAAATAGCATGTTAACTTATTACAATTCCCAAAAAAAATTAATTGAGCTTAATCTCGGCGGAACCTTGGAAGAACAAGTAGCAAAGTACAAGGATATGTCCGTTGTTCAAAAAGAACAGATTGATCAAGCAATATATAAAGTGGGGAATCTCACCAGTGAGCTGGACAAAGTACCTGCCGAAAAGATGGTTAATATTATGGTCTTATGGCAGCAAACCGGACAGGTTCCAAACTGGAAACTTACGGACGAAGAGTGGGGCGAAGTCCATAAGTCCATTGAAACCAATGGTACACCCAATTCCCGCACTAAAGCTGGCCGAAAAGCGAATTACTTGGCGCAACATGATCCAGGTTTTGAGGGTTATGCTGAAGGCGGTATCGCATACGTTCCCTCTATTTTTGGTGAGGCTGGCCCTGAGATCGCCATTCCCTTAAACCGCAAGCCCCGGTCGAGGTCTTTGCTTGAGAAGGCCAATGATTTAATGGGGTATAATAATAATTCCGTTAACAATGGGGATATTCATGTAACCTGGGCGCCTAGTGTAACCCTTCAGGGTGGCGATAAATCTGTAGCTGAACAGGTGCGGGAGGCTTTAAGGCAGACAGAGGATGGATTCGAACGCCGGTTCAAGTCGATGCTAGTGCAACAGAGGCGGGTGAGCTTCCAATGA
- a CDS encoding phage baseplate assembly protein V, translated as MVILIGRVSTANPAAGSVRVTFADRDDMVSGELPVLTPGGWGKGNAVPLPGERVVCAFLDHARSAGICLGTYFADDGQPSGTQDQRGVWFEDGSYVYYDRTAQKLNVKATGGVRIEGDLTVTGKLSASSIHDGGGRTG; from the coding sequence ATGGTGATACTTATTGGCAGGGTATCCACAGCTAATCCGGCAGCCGGAAGTGTCAGGGTTACTTTTGCAGACCGTGATGATATGGTTTCCGGCGAGTTACCGGTTCTAACACCGGGCGGCTGGGGAAAAGGCAATGCAGTACCGTTGCCGGGAGAGCGGGTCGTATGCGCTTTTTTGGATCATGCGCGTTCCGCTGGCATCTGTTTGGGAACCTATTTTGCAGATGACGGTCAGCCTTCCGGCACCCAGGATCAGCGGGGGGTATGGTTCGAGGATGGCAGCTATGTCTATTATGACCGAACAGCCCAGAAGCTGAACGTTAAGGCAACCGGCGGGGTGCGGATCGAGGGAGACCTGACGGTTACCGGCAAGCTGTCTGCCAGCTCAATTCATGATGGAGGAGGCAGAACGGGATGA
- a CDS encoding baseplate assembly protein, with the protein MEYAELPDIRFSEEDAAAVQQNVITVYEGLAGRTLQPADPVRLFLSSLAAVITQQKVLINQTAKGNLLRYASGTLLDHMGAFQGSKRLEASAAIVTLEFALSIPLASAAPIPAGTRVGVQGGKGSIYFITMEYLEIPPGETAGMIKAKCSESGTTGNGFLPGQINVQMDPLPFVQSVTNLTTSSGGAAAETDEAFKERIRHAPESYSTAGPQGAYEFWAKSASSAIKDVHAFSTAPGRVTVVPLLAEGEIPNEDVLNSIAETLEDRGIRPLTDLVTVSAPQPISYNTALTYYISRSRAAEVPGIQAAVSAAVAAYQLWQRSKLGRDINPSELISRVMATGALRVTVTEPVYKTMSATQVALAGTTALTYGGLADD; encoded by the coding sequence TTGGAATATGCTGAATTACCGGATATCCGCTTTTCGGAGGAGGATGCAGCAGCCGTACAGCAAAATGTAATCACTGTATATGAAGGCCTTGCCGGACGCACGCTACAGCCTGCCGATCCGGTGCGGCTTTTTTTGTCTTCGCTCGCAGCGGTCATTACCCAGCAAAAGGTGCTGATCAATCAGACAGCTAAAGGAAATCTGCTGCGGTATGCCTCCGGAACGTTATTGGATCACATGGGGGCTTTTCAAGGATCGAAGCGGTTAGAGGCATCGGCGGCAATCGTTACACTCGAGTTTGCTTTGTCCATCCCGCTGGCTTCAGCGGCCCCGATACCGGCAGGAACACGCGTCGGAGTACAGGGCGGTAAAGGTTCGATATATTTTATAACTATGGAGTACTTGGAGATTCCTCCGGGAGAGACTGCGGGGATGATTAAGGCAAAATGCTCGGAATCGGGGACAACAGGGAACGGGTTCTTGCCGGGGCAGATTAATGTTCAAATGGACCCGCTGCCTTTTGTCCAGTCGGTAACGAATCTGACCACCAGCTCTGGCGGCGCTGCTGCTGAGACGGATGAAGCCTTCAAGGAACGCATCCGCCATGCGCCGGAATCGTACTCGACAGCCGGGCCTCAGGGAGCATATGAATTCTGGGCCAAGTCCGCTTCCTCGGCCATTAAGGATGTTCATGCCTTCTCTACAGCGCCCGGACGTGTAACCGTGGTTCCGTTACTGGCAGAGGGGGAGATTCCAAACGAGGATGTGCTGAATTCTATTGCTGAGACTTTGGAAGACCGGGGAATCCGGCCGCTGACCGATCTGGTAACTGTGAGTGCGCCGCAGCCTATCAGTTATAATACGGCGCTGACCTATTACATTAGCCGGAGCCGGGCTGCTGAGGTTCCGGGTATCCAGGCGGCAGTATCGGCAGCTGTTGCTGCTTATCAGCTATGGCAGCGCTCCAAGCTTGGCCGGGATATCAACCCGTCAGAGTTAATATCCCGTGTTATGGCTACCGGGGCGCTGCGGGTCACGGTGACAGAGCCCGTGTATAAAACTATGTCCGCAACTCAAGTGGCTCTGGCCGGCACAACGGCACTGACTTACGGGGGGCTGGCAGATGATTAA